From the genome of Canis lupus baileyi chromosome 4, mCanLup2.hap1, whole genome shotgun sequence:
ATGCTGATGAGGTAGCTGGCATTATCACACCCATTTTACAAGGATGAAAATGAAGTTCAGAGGTGTAAATGACTATCTGGTGTGTCCTGCCCCaccagaatgtgtgtgtgtgtgtgagagagagagagagagattactcCTGCTCAAAGGCTACACCATGCTAAAGCACTTGGGAGAACTGCTATGAAAGAAAGTGCAGGACTTGAAGATCATGCCCTGCTTGTAGTTGCTAAACCACCTCTTCATCCAATCAGATTCCAGCAGTAAACCAGTGCACTCAGCCTTCGATCCAATGCAAATTCAGCAGCAGTCAATCCCCCGGAGTCCAGAACTAGCCAGTCCATTCAGTGTCTTCTACCCAATCAAAATCTAGAGCCATTCATGAGATCCATTCTTTCATCCAATCAGTAATCAGCCACAGCCAAGCCAGTCAGCCTCTCATCCAATCAGAATCGGGTTCCTCCCAATCAAAAGGAAGTCACAGAGTGTGTTTTCTGCACACAATGCAGCAGCTCCTAGATTAGCTGACTCAAAATGAGGTCCCTTAAACCTAAAAAGGAATGTTGTGCAGTCGTCCGGATAGGAGATTTTTCACGGGGTGGTAATACTGGAGGGGCCCTGAGGGGATCTCCTGGGGACATCCAAGACCCCAATCATCCATTTGAAAAGTTAAAACTCAGCGTAGGATCCAACGCTTTGGCTCCCAGGGTCAGAGTTGCGTATATGTGAGCCAGAGACACTGGGAGCTGCTCTGCCTGTGACGCCTCCCAGGAAGCTTTCAGATAGCCCAACTGTGGGAAATGATCCCAGAGTTCACGATCCCAGCCCACCAACAAGCATGGGGGCAAAAGGACCAGGGCTCTGCAGCCAGGAaaagggctggggcaggggcagttATGATACCTGTCTGAAATCTCTACAGGTCACCTCTGCCTTTGGTGGCCTCAAGGGGAAGGTTAGGGCCCGTGAGGGGGAAGGAGTAAAAGAATGGACTTTCCAAGCCGGGGTTGCAATATTGGGCAGTGGTAAGCAGCTCCTCATCATTTGGAGGTGGGCCAGAGCCTGACCTCATCGGAACTGCCATGTCTCGGTACTGCCTCTGTGTGCgcatgggggaggtgggggtgcacAATACAAAACTGCTGTGAGAAGTCAGGGCCGTTCACTTTCTGACAAAGCTCTCGATGTATTATGTAAGCCAGAACTCCCTGGAAATGCACATGGGTAAAAATTCAGAAGGCAGCGCCCACTTAACCCAGCACCAGTTCCACTGCAGGGCACGTGTGTGGGGTGAAGCCTTGAGCAGTCAGAGAGGAACTATCAGAGACCAGAGCTGGCTCCCAGGCTACCTACTGCAAGCCCTTCCTCATAcggaagggaaactgaggcccgggggAGAAGGGgttgtctgaggtcacacagggAGTCAGGTGCAGATCTGGGACAACCCAGTTCTGACTCTTGATGGCAGTTTGTTCCTCTCCACCCGGGGCAGAAACCATTTGCAGGAGCCAGGGGGCGATGAATAGGGGAAATTGCCCGATTTAGATAACAGGGCgagggggagggggccggagGGAACCAGAAAGTATATGCTCTGCCTAAAGGCATTTACATTCCACTTTTAAAGAATTCAAACACACCTGGACTGTAAGGGGCTGTGGGTTTCCCCCACACCCTATAGCCTTTTGGGCCAAACTCTGCatgaaggagaaaacagaagaatgatTTTCATGGGACTATGGTTCCCTAAGTGCTGACCCAAGGAGGAGAGGGGAGCCCCCACTTCCAAGCCACCACACCTCTGTACCCACGGCAGATCCGGACACACAGCAGTCGCAGACAGCTCACAGAGACACGCCACACGCTCACACATGGCAACTGAGTCGTCCTACCCCGCTCCCCGGGCCAGAatcagggaggaaggggagagccCAGACCACCAGCCAGAGAGCgcggaagaaagaaagaagcgaGACAGATTTGAGGCTGAGTGTATTGAGAACAGGAGAGAAAACAAAGTTGGGGGAAGAGCTCGGCCAGCCTGGCCGCAGGAGCTGCAGGATGGAGGGTGGGCTCTTCGGTTGCTAGCTAGCCCTCAGGGGTAGAAGGGATCAGGGATCAGGGGTCGGGGTAGGGGCTTCACTCCGTCCTGGGAGGGGCCTGGCATGAAGAAGCTGAGCTTACTTACGACTCCCCCACGCATGCCCCCAAGTTCTGGGCAGAATGAACTCACTAGGAAGGCACCCCCTGTTCCCATGGAGACGAGCCCAGAGCTCACGAAAACTGCAGGCTCAGCCCAGCATGGGCACCGCCTCCACCACCCCTCGCCCCGCTGGGAGCCCAGAAATAGGGCTGGGGAAGAGAAAGTGGGTGGTGCTCGGCCCCCAGCCTTGGGAGGCTTCCATCTGAATGCTGCCTCTTGCGTCCGtattctctccccccaccccaccccaccaagcCTGATTTGGGGACCGTATCGCATCAAATGTGTCAGAGGTGGTGAGAATCTCACACTACCTGACTCAGCACCCTCACTGTAGGGGACACTGAAACCCAAAGATTCACATGGAATTCATCTGTTAGAGTCCAGACCTCTGAAACCCCGGCCTTCTCCTCAAAGCTTCAAGGGCTCCTCCTCCGTCCCACCAATCTGCTGTGCTCCTGCCCAGCCCTTACTATGCTTCCACGGTCCCCAGGCCACCCTGAGCCTGCGCGGGACCAGCCTAGGCTTCCGATCCCCTGGCCTCCAGCCACACCCTCCCAGGTCCTCACAGACCTCACATCTCCATCTCCAACGGTTCTATGGCAACAGCCCGTTTCCTCCCCCACTCTTCCCAGGGGACTGTCTTATCACTTACAAGGCCTTTCTCCCAGAGCGCCAGCCTCTCCTCCCAATCCTCACAGACTGTCACGGCTGGAAGGGCACTGACtgtacaaataagaaaacacGTCCAGAGAGGGAAGGTGACTTGGCCAGACTCACACAGCAAGGGGAGGCTGAGATGGGACCAgaccctcctcccagcctctctCCCTGCGGCCCCCTCCACTGCATAGAGATAGCTGCTCTTAGTTGGGCAGATCTTGGCTGAGGTTGAAGGCCAGCTAGCCAATGGACTGCCAGGGGCCCGTCTCACTGCACACCCTGCACATCCTTCTACAGGGCTCCCCTCCTCTCGGGGACGCCCTGGGACCTCGCACGCCCCAGCACACGGAGGGCGAGCCGGGTGGAACCAGGAGGGAGGTCTGGTCCCTAAAGGGGAGCCAGGTGTCTGCAGAGGACATGGAGGCAGGgaagcagaggggcagggaggaaagcATCAGACAGCGGTGGTGGGCTAAGTCCTCATCCAGCAGAAGAGCCCACGAGAGGAGAGAACGTGGCGGCCGAGGCAAAGCTCTCTGAAGCAGCGGAGAGGAAACGGTGTCCAGAAGGCAGAGGTGGAGGAGACAGACCAGTGCAGGTAAGAAGCCAGCGACAGGCAGAAGGATGCCAGGAACTGGAGCAGCTGAGGAGGCGGACCCTTGGCTGGCTGGTTGCACAGAGGCACTGGCCGGCTCTGTTGACTTCAGAAGCCCATCTTGGGGCCCCCTTCTAGGCCATTCCCCAGCAAGACGCTGGCATCCCTACAGATCACCAAGGCCCGAGGAAGCCCCCCCAGCCTCATTTCGGCCTGCCAAGGGAATTCTCTCTCCATGACCCTCCCCCTCGACCCAGTATCGGACGGCAGATCCCTCAGACGTGGAGTCTAATGACCCTTGTGGCAGCTGTAGCCCAGAGAGCggaggtgacttgcccaaagtcacaaagctagCTGGTGGCAGCATCAGCCTCTGAGCCCCGAGTCCCCATACTCCTGACCCTCAGCTCTGTGCCACTTCCAGACACATCTGCTCTCCATCCCGCCCTCAGAGAGGGCGCCCTGCCAGGTAGTGGGATTCCTGTGGGATCCTTTACTTGAAGCAGAAGGAAggcttccacacctgagcctcgaTCCCAGCATTCCGGGTGGAGAAGGAAGGCCTGGGGGCCTGCTTGGCTCGGGGAGACCACGCCCTGGAGGGCGACACGGGGGAGATATCGCTGCTGTAGGTTGGGCTCACGGCCGTGGGCTGGAGGCCGTCCTGGCCAGGAGAGGTGTAGAGGCCCGGTGAGGAGCGGGAGGCCCGAGGCAGGGCGGGCGACGCCGGGAGGGCCCCCTTGGGCAGGCTGGGCACCAGGTCCAGGGAGCTGGGCTTGGCGGGCGAGGCAGCTCTCGGCGAGGCCTTGACAGGCTCCTTGATGGGCGAGAGGACGTAGAGCGAGGCCCGCAGCGGGTAGGCCGGCTGCTTGGTAGGCTCGGGGCGCAGGACCCCATTCTCAGGCAGGTAGCCGTGGTAGAGGGAGGCGGGCGGGGTCCGGGCTGGGCTCCGGGAGGCCACTCGGAAGCCGCCAGGAGCATTGGTGGAATATTTCCAGGATGAAGGCAGGGACATGGTGGGTGAAGGGCAGCGGGCCAGTTCGGTGTGGCCCGAGGACTCGATGACATACTTCTCCATCCGGGACTGGCGGCGGGCATAGAGCTCGGCCCCCTTCCCGGAGGCCTCGGACAGGTTCTGGTTGGGCTTGGGCTTCGGCTTGGCCTGGATGCGCGGTGACTTGAGGCAGGAGGCCCACTCCGGGAGGATCTCCTCGGCCGCCGCGGGGCTGGCCCTGTCCCGGGGTGCTGACTCCTGCTGGAAGTTGGAGGCCTCAGCCCCCAGCGCGAAGGGCTCCTCCTCCACGCCTGCCTCCCCCTGGTCCCTCTGCCTCCGCTTCTCATCAGCCGTCTGTACCAGGTCCAGCAGGTCTGGATTCGGGGTCACCTTGGGCTTCTCCACGAAAGTGAACATGGATTTCCGGCTGCCCCTGCGGGCCATTGACTCCTCCAAAATGCCCGTCTTGCTGGCAGGAACCGCCTGGCTCTTCAGATGAGAAGGCTTGGGGTCGGAGCTGGGGTAAAGGGCAGAGTAGGAGGGGGGAGACCTAACCCGGGGAGCCAGGGGGGCCGTGGACAAGGTCTCGGCATAGGTGGGAGGTGGAGTGAAGTTCCCCAAGGGGCGTCTCTCCAAGGCAGGGCTTCGCTGTGCCACGGACCTCCTTTCCACCATGGGGCTGTGGGACATCACGTGTCTCTGTggccgagggctcctgtctgCCACGATGGGGGGCTGGGAAGCCAAGGCCTTCTCCCCAAGATGTCGTCTCTCTACCATGGGGCTCCGCTCCATCTGGCTGGTGCTCCCCGGCGCCTGGATGCCGAAGGGTCTGGCGGTCCTGTTGACCACTGATGGGGGCTTGGCCAGTGTGAAGTGGACCTCACTGTATAGCTTGGTGGGCGTGGGCGTGGCTGCCCACCCAGACGTCTCTTGTTCTGTTGGCACCACTGGGACACTGGGCTGTACAtcgatgagcagggagct
Proteins encoded in this window:
- the SYNPO gene encoding synaptopodin isoform X2; this translates as MEGCSEKANLLRHLEKVASEEEEVPLVVYLKENAALLTANGLHLSQNREVQQSQPSPPTTEAHSPAADGNQNLSSLSATLTTPAPNSNHSLPAADINQNPPATVTPQSLPLSNSQQPSEAQLPPNGTASDCKPSSLCSSGQPPEPAAEVRSSTLLIDKVAAPPTTTNTFSRETTPISDSGTPAPDFMSSSLLIDVQPSVPVVPTEQETSGWAATPTPTKLYSEVHFTLAKPPSVVNRTARPFGIQAPGSTSQMERSPMVERRHLGEKALASQPPIVADRSPRPQRHVMSHSPMVERRSVAQRSPALERRPLGNFTPPPTYAETLSTAPLAPRVRSPPSYSALYPSSDPKPSHLKSQAVPASKTGILEESMARRGSRKSMFTFVEKPKVTPNPDLLDLVQTADEKRRQRDQGEAGVEEEPFALGAEASNFQQESAPRDRASPAAAEEILPEWASCLKSPRIQAKPKPKPNQNLSEASGKGAELYARRQSRMEKYVIESSGHTELARCPSPTMSLPSSWKYSTNAPGGFRVASRSPARTPPASLYHGYLPENGVLRPEPTKQPAYPLRASLYVLSPIKEPVKASPRAASPAKPSSLDLVPSLPKGALPASPALPRASRSSPGLYTSPGQDGLQPTAVSPTYSSDISPVSPSRAWSPRAKQAPRPSFSTRNAGIEAQDRRESLPTSPPWTPGASRPPSSLDGWVSPGPWEPGQGGSRSSPPPPPPPPPPPPPRSPSWSERSPSPLRPEAEARPPSRQLQALLARNIINAARRKSASPRPPGADSLRPFSPPGAPPPAPAPPPPPRLRSPQPARPGPAAAPGPAPAPGPGPGPGPAAAFSPIPRSPLSAAPSPCASPRSPLPAPPRPFPYRRSPTDSDVSLDSEDSGAKSPGILGYNICPRGWNGSVRLKRGSLPAEAPCTT